One Maniola hyperantus chromosome Z, iAphHyp1.2, whole genome shotgun sequence DNA window includes the following coding sequences:
- the LOC117995410 gene encoding phosphatidylserine lipase ABHD16A, with amino-acid sequence MIKLLLRCLFSPRLYRIYGQGPGEGIYEPKRTEKFADKIISVVHTIANIGMYTSPIICMYIYKRGFFSWEEINFLAYLFGSISFSYLVRAFGRASNPTYVEFINTLDRPVEDRKAYFESLRKYDFEFNVWPTTFKMPPTSSSSWLENKPFSKCANPDLPYYHRVTIQLLAYIASHTFALRLIYPGTIGIIQNMLWIPLFEGRTYLVDTFNGKRAKILTADRNTIDTMFVDNRLDSPKGKTLVICCEGNTGFYEIGIMTTPIKAGYSTLGWNHPGFGGSTGLPFPRQEQHAIDAVVQYAINDLDFDVENIVMYGWSIGGYPAAWAAVNYPDIKGLILDASFDDLLPLAWNQMPQSWTLLVKEVVRSFVNLNISELLNKYSGPVQLVRRTEDEVICLRPGQLSTNRGNNLLINLLEKRHPYILEDDIMEKVKACTALSDQQRIVLSRENIPDDKRKILQLISKYLRDFRSTHCTLLPEDIFDAVMGSINNSK; translated from the exons gtgcATACAATAGCTAATATAGGCATGTACACATCTCCCATTATTTGTATGTACATTTATAAAAGAGGCTTCTTTTCTTGGGAGGAGATAAACTTTCTTGCATATTTATTTGGCAGTATATCATTCTCTTACCTGGTTAGAGCATTTGGGAGGGCTTCTAATCCCACATATGTCGAGTTTATTAATACTCTTGATAGACCAGTTGAAGATCGAAAAGCATATTTTGAAAGCCTAAGGAAATATGATTTTGAGTTTAATGTTTGGCCTACAACATTCAAGATGCCACCTACATCTAG ttcaAGTTGGCTTGAGAATAAACCATTTAGTAAATGTGCTAATCCAGATTTGCCATATTATCACAGAGTCACTATTCAACTGCTTGCATATATAGCAAGTCACACATTTGCCCTAAGACTTATATATCCGGGCACTATCGGCATTATCCAGAATATGTTGT ggATACCATTATTTGAAGGCAGAACATATCTTGTGGATACTTTCAATGGAAAAAGAGCAAAGATATTAACTGCAGATAGAAACACAATAGACACAATGTTTGTAGACAACAGGCTTGACTCGCCAAAAGGAAAAACACTTGTAATTTGCTGTGAAGGCAACACAGGTTTCTACGAAATTGGAATTATGACGACGCCCATTAAGGCAGGTTATTCAACATTAGGGTGGAACCATCCTGGTTTTGGTGGAAGCACT gggCTCCCATTTCCACGGCAAGAGCAACATGCTATAGATGCTGTTGTGCAGTATGCCATCAATGACCTAGATTTTGATGTGGAAAATATTGTAATGTATGGCTGGAGTATTGGGGGTTATCCTGCAGCCTGGGCAGCTGTTAACTATCCAGACATCAAAGGCTTG ATTTTGGATGCTTCATTCGACGATTTGCTGCCATTAGCTTGGAATCAGATGCCTCAATCTTGGACACTATTAGTAAAGGAAGTAGTCCGCTCGTTTGTAAACCTGAATATATctgagttattaaataaatattctggCCCTGTTCAACTAGTACGAAGAACGGAAGACGAGGTTATTTGTCTAAG GCCCGGGCAACTCTCCACAAATCGTGGTAATAATTTGCTTATCAACCTGTTAGAAAAACGACATCCTTACATATTAGAAGATGATATAATGGAGAAAGTTAAAGCATGTACTGCTTTGTCGGACCAGCAACGTATTGTGCTTTCGCGGGAAAATATCCCCGATGACAAGAGAAAAATTCTACAACTG ATATCAAAGTACTTGCGAGACTTTCGGTCGACCCACTGCACTCTATTGCCAGAAGATATTTTCGATGCTGTCATGGGTAGCATCAAtaatagtaaataa